Proteins found in one Brachypodium distachyon strain Bd21 chromosome 5, Brachypodium_distachyon_v3.0, whole genome shotgun sequence genomic segment:
- the LOC104581395 gene encoding septin and tuftelin-interacting protein 1 homolog 1 gives MASAGAGEWSRSNGEAEWETSGGGDDDGSGYDSDSDGDSTYSLDSNPEVENIPHADTSREPENTWADDDVTRPYRQPWLWVREWQRHEAEASRKQIQAFCAEILAKTGEQQKNDPVRAPQQDLATEVAVMTVRLASMKKRTAGDVIREFTRLKSLFPEESYKAKFFLAGTAGRIVAPLLHPVFQTWKPLRDPALWLDVAGPLKNVLEVDGPRLSPYARLIDDTVVPAVQASEWKYTDPDQMLRFLTAWKDALPQPAVRGILEKIVMPELADAVASWDPRCAWNANLHIFLQPWVPLAGPLLESRLYDAVRQKLEKGVWDWDDTTVDALVANRRMLSPWKALFTPESWELLLGRIKVAPNLRLRLRRVEITLTPPKQKDDAFLQVMKWAPFVPPQGVVWLLEAEFFGRWLGALRGLRAASGPSTGEAVAWCKGWKRLFTVELLADELVKARFQAGFDMVSRAAAGLEI, from the coding sequence ATGGCTTCCGCTGGTGCTGGAGAGTGGAGCCGGAGCAACGGCGAGGCTGAGTGGGaaacgagcggcggcggcgacgacgacggctcAGGCTACGACTCCGACTCCGACGGCGACAGCACATATAGCCTGGATTCCAACCCTGAGGTGGAAAACATTCCCCACGCCGACACCAGCAGGGAGCCGGAGAACACGTGGGCAGATGACGACGTAACAAGACCCTATCGTCAGCCGTGGTTGTGGGTCCGCGAGTGGCAACGGCACGAAGCCGAGGCATCGCGAAAGCAAATCCAGGCGTTCTGCGCGGAGATCCTCGCCAAAACGGGGGAGCAGCAGAAGAACGACCCCGTCCGGGCGCCGCAGCAGGATCTGGCGACCGAGGTGGCCGTGATGACGGTGCGGCTCGCGTCCATGAAGAAGCGCACGGCGGGCGACGTGATCCGCGAGTTCACGAGGCTCAAGTCGCTGTTCCCGGAGGAGTCGTACAAGGCGAAATTCTTCCTCGCGGGCACCGCGGGCCGGAtcgtggcgccgctgctccacCCCGTGTTCCAGACGTGGAAGCCGCTCAGGGACCCCGCCCTCTGGCTGGACGTCGCCGGCCCCCTGAAGAACGTACTGGAAGTCGACGGGCCACGCTTGTCGCCGTACGCCAGGCTGATAGACGACACCGTGGTTCCGGCTGTCCAGGCGTCCGAGTGGAAGTACACGGACCCGGACCAGATGCTCCGGTTCCTGACGGCGTGGAAGGACGCTCTGCCTCAGCCCGCCGTGCGAGGGATCCTGGAGAAGATCGTCATGCCGGAGCTGGCCGACGCGGTGGCGTCGTGGGACCCGCGGTGCGCGTGGAACGCCAATCTCCACATCTTCCTGCAGCCGTGGGTGCCGCTCGCCGGCCCCTTGCTAGAGAGCCGCCTGTACGACGCCGTGAGGCAGAAGCTCGAGAAGGGGGTGTGGGATTGGGACGACACGACTGTCGACGCCTTGGTCGCCAACCGCAGGATGTTGTCGCCGTGGAAGGCGCTGTTTACCCCGGAGAGCTGGGAGCTGCTTCTGGGCCGGATCAAGGTGGCGCCGAACCTGAGGCTGCGCCTGCGGAGGGTCGAGATCACGCTCACGCCGCCGAAGCAGAAGGACGACGCGTTCCTCCAGGTGATGAAGTGGGCACCCTTCGTGCCGCCGCAGGGCGTGGTGTGGCTCCTGGAGGCGGAGTTCTTCGGAAGGTGGCTTGGAGCGCTGCGCGGGCTACGGGCTGCCTCGGGACCCAGCACTGGCGAGGCCGTCGCGTGGTGCAAAGGGTGGAAACGGCTCTTCACGGTAGAGTTGCTCGCCGATGAGCTCGTGAAGGCGCGTTTCCAGGCCGGCTTCGACATGGTCAgccgtgcggcggcggggctggagATTTAG
- the LOC100838248 gene encoding uncharacterized protein At4g13200, chloroplastic, with translation MAPVLPAPAALSPVCRASPPACSARRAFLSSTAAPSSVNKLPKFAARSSGGGPRPEPQAGDNESKAVLDAFFLGKAFAEALTEKAESVVGEVFSVLGQWQAEQQKQVQEFQEEVVQRAQKAKERAAVEVVDDKGPKTLREPSATTVVPTPTSPPPSTTQAE, from the exons ATGGCGCCTGTACTACCAGCACCGGCGGCTCTCTCCCCCGTCTGCCGCGCCTCTCCCCCCGCCTGCAGCGCCCGCCGCGCTTTCCTATCCTCGACTGCGGCCCCGTCTTCCGTCAACAAGCTTCCCAAATTTGCTGccaggagcagcggcggcggcccacgTCCCGAGCCCCAAGCAG GCGACAATGAGAGCAAGGCTGTGCTTgacgccttcttcctcgggaagGCCTTCGCAGAGGCGCTGACCGAGAAGGCCGAGTCAGTTGTGGGCGAGGTGTTCAGTGTCTTGGGGCAGTGGCAAGCAGAGCAGCAGAAGCAGGTCCAGGAATTTCAG GAGGAAGTAGTTCAGAGAGCCCAAAAAGCTAAGGAGAGAGCTGCTGTGGAGGTCGTTGATGATAAAGGCCCAAAGACTCTAAGGGAACCTTCAGCAACTACTGTGGTTCCTACACCTACGTCACCTCCTCCTAGTACTACACAGGCAGAATAG